Proteins from a single region of Synergistaceae bacterium:
- a CDS encoding VOC family protein has protein sequence MKFKMVHENYNVQDLSKSLEFYDKALGLHEKRRKTAPDGSFIIVYIGNEESEFELELTWLRDHPQKYDIGEEEFHLAFHVDDFAAAHELHKKMGCICFENHSMGIYFIQDPDGYWLEVIPANR, from the coding sequence ATGAAATTTAAAATGGTACACGAGAATTATAACGTGCAGGATTTAAGCAAATCTCTTGAATTCTATGATAAGGCTTTAGGGCTTCACGAGAAAAGGCGCAAGACAGCTCCGGACGGTTCATTTATAATAGTGTATATCGGCAATGAAGAGTCAGAGTTTGAGCTTGAATTAACGTGGCTTAGAGATCACCCGCAAAAATATGACATCGGAGAAGAGGAATTCCATTTAGCTTTTCACGTTGATGATTTTGCAGCGGCTCACGAACTTCACAAGAAAATGGGCTGTATTTGCTTTGAGAATCACTCAATGGGAATATATTTCATTCAAGATCCCGACGGTTATTGGCTGGAAGTTATACCGGCTAATAGATAG